In Acanthopagrus latus isolate v.2019 chromosome 17, fAcaLat1.1, whole genome shotgun sequence, the following are encoded in one genomic region:
- the LOC119006560 gene encoding carcinoembryonic antigen-related cell adhesion molecule 6-like isoform X3 has protein sequence MEKAVIHFIILGVLSGLTKGAGVLPDGPLNAALGGTVMFTTTLTPPETPFLTMNWKFADRNIISFSGVNGTAPEYKGRITLFTSTGSLELRNLTLNDKGEYRVNIQPHGDFAKEGSTRLEVYETVSNVMVTPSSTDLVEFNSSVSLSCSTSGSSLTFLWLNGSTEVTASDRIHLTDKGATLTIVNVTRYDQGPFRCHVSNPVNSVTSDPVNLSISYGPENVIVKISPSQEYYEEGSNITLSCSAVSKPSALYYWFLNGSVMPHTGSEINIQIGESGSYSCQAFNQKTLRYDTSSPLAVTVLVNPGKTSGCSAGCIIGIVIACLVVFGGAAGGGYYVYNKKFNNKAPPQSGQKEVEEHVYEDTSVVYENI, from the exons atggaaaaagcTGTGATACACTTCATCATCCTGGGAGTCCTCTCAG GTTTAACCAAAGGAGCTGGTGTGTTGCCAGACGGTCCTCTGAATGCAGCTCTGGGAGGGACAGTGATGTTCACCACAACACTGACTCCACCAGAAACACCATTTTTAACAATGAACTGGAAATTTGCTGACAGAAATATAATATCTTTTAGTGGTGTAAACGGAACTGCACCAGAGTATAAAGGCAGGATCACCCTCTTCACGTCTACTGGATCTCTGGAGCTCAGGAATCTGACTCTTAATGACAAAGGAGAATACAGAGTTAACATTCAACCACATGGAGACTTTGCAAAGGAAGGATCCACCAGACTGGAAGTTTATG AGACAGTCTCCAATGTAATGGTAACTCCCAGCAGCACAGACTTGGTGGAGTTCAACAGCTCCGTCAGTCTGTCCTGCTCCACCTCTGGAtcctctctcactttcctcTGGCTGAACGGCAGCACTGAAGTTACAGCAAGTGACAGAATTCACCTCACTGATAAAGGCGCCACCCTCACTATAGTCAATGTGACCCGCTATGACCAGGGACCATTCAGGTGTCATGTGTCCAATCCAGTAAACAGTGTTACCAGTGATCCAGTAAACCTCTCCATCAGCT ACGGCCCTGAAAATGTAATCGTCAAAATATCTCCATCGCAAGAATACTATGAGGAAGGGTCAAACATCACCCTGTCCTGCTCAGCTGTTTCCAAACCTTCTGCCCTGTATTACTGGTTTCTGAATGGGAGCGTGATGCCCCATACTGGATCAGAGATCAACATTCAGATAGGTGAGAGTGGAAGCTACAGCTGTCAGGCGTTTAACCAGAAAACTCTGAGATATGACACATCTTCACCTTTGGCTGTAACTGTGTTGG TCAACCCAGGCAAAACATCAGGCTGTTCGGCTGGTTGCATCATTGGAATAGTAATTGCATGTTTGGTCGTCtttggaggagctgctggtggagggtACTACGTCTATAACAAAAA attCAACAACAAAGCTCCGCCACAATCTGGTCAAAAAG AAGTCGAGGAACATGTGTATGAGGACACTTCTGTGGTGTATGAGAACATATAA
- the LOC119006560 gene encoding carcinoembryonic antigen-related cell adhesion molecule 1-like isoform X4, producing the protein MLMDEMEKAVIHFIILGVLSGLTKGAGVLPDGPLNAALGGTVMFTTTLTPPETPFLTMNWKFADRNIISFSGVNGTAPEYKGRITLFTSTGSLELRNLTLNDKGEYRVNIQPHGDFAKEGSTRLEVYETVSNVMVTPSSTDLVEFNSSVSLSCSTSGSSLTFLWLNGSTEVTASDRIHLTDKGATLTIVNVTRYDQGPFRCHVSNPVNSVTSDPVNLSISYGPENVIVKISPSQEYYEEGSNITLSCSAVSKPSALYYWFLNGSVMPHTGSEINIQIVNPGKTSGCSAGCIIGIVIACLVVFGGAAGGGYYVYNKKFNNKAPPQSGQKEVEEHVYEDTSVVYENI; encoded by the exons ATGTTGATGG atgaaatggaaaaagcTGTGATACACTTCATCATCCTGGGAGTCCTCTCAG GTTTAACCAAAGGAGCTGGTGTGTTGCCAGACGGTCCTCTGAATGCAGCTCTGGGAGGGACAGTGATGTTCACCACAACACTGACTCCACCAGAAACACCATTTTTAACAATGAACTGGAAATTTGCTGACAGAAATATAATATCTTTTAGTGGTGTAAACGGAACTGCACCAGAGTATAAAGGCAGGATCACCCTCTTCACGTCTACTGGATCTCTGGAGCTCAGGAATCTGACTCTTAATGACAAAGGAGAATACAGAGTTAACATTCAACCACATGGAGACTTTGCAAAGGAAGGATCCACCAGACTGGAAGTTTATG AGACAGTCTCCAATGTAATGGTAACTCCCAGCAGCACAGACTTGGTGGAGTTCAACAGCTCCGTCAGTCTGTCCTGCTCCACCTCTGGAtcctctctcactttcctcTGGCTGAACGGCAGCACTGAAGTTACAGCAAGTGACAGAATTCACCTCACTGATAAAGGCGCCACCCTCACTATAGTCAATGTGACCCGCTATGACCAGGGACCATTCAGGTGTCATGTGTCCAATCCAGTAAACAGTGTTACCAGTGATCCAGTAAACCTCTCCATCAGCT ACGGCCCTGAAAATGTAATCGTCAAAATATCTCCATCGCAAGAATACTATGAGGAAGGGTCAAACATCACCCTGTCCTGCTCAGCTGTTTCCAAACCTTCTGCCCTGTATTACTGGTTTCTGAATGGGAGCGTGATGCCCCATACTGGATCAGAGATCAACATTCAGATAG TCAACCCAGGCAAAACATCAGGCTGTTCGGCTGGTTGCATCATTGGAATAGTAATTGCATGTTTGGTCGTCtttggaggagctgctggtggagggtACTACGTCTATAACAAAAA attCAACAACAAAGCTCCGCCACAATCTGGTCAAAAAG AAGTCGAGGAACATGTGTATGAGGACACTTCTGTGGTGTATGAGAACATATAA
- the LOC119006560 gene encoding carcinoembryonic antigen-related cell adhesion molecule 6-like isoform X2, whose translation MLMDEMEKAVIHFIILGVLSGLTKGAGVLPDGPLNAALGGTVMFTTTLTPPETPFLTMNWKFADRNIISFSGVNGTAPEYKGRITLFTSTGSLELRNLTLNDKGEYRVNIQPHGDFAKEGSTRLEVYETVSNVMVTPSSTDLVEFNSSVSLSCSTSGSSLTFLWLNGSTEVTASDRIHLTDKGATLTIVNVTRYDQGPFRCHVSNPVNSVTSDPVNLSISYGPENVIVKISPSQEYYEEGSNITLSCSAVSKPSALYYWFLNGSVMPHTGSEINIQIGESGSYSCQAFNQKTLRYDTSSPLAVTVLVNPGKTSGCSAGCIIGIVIACLVVFGGAAGGGYYVYNKKFNNKAPPQSGQKVEEHVYEDTSVVYENI comes from the exons ATGTTGATGG atgaaatggaaaaagcTGTGATACACTTCATCATCCTGGGAGTCCTCTCAG GTTTAACCAAAGGAGCTGGTGTGTTGCCAGACGGTCCTCTGAATGCAGCTCTGGGAGGGACAGTGATGTTCACCACAACACTGACTCCACCAGAAACACCATTTTTAACAATGAACTGGAAATTTGCTGACAGAAATATAATATCTTTTAGTGGTGTAAACGGAACTGCACCAGAGTATAAAGGCAGGATCACCCTCTTCACGTCTACTGGATCTCTGGAGCTCAGGAATCTGACTCTTAATGACAAAGGAGAATACAGAGTTAACATTCAACCACATGGAGACTTTGCAAAGGAAGGATCCACCAGACTGGAAGTTTATG AGACAGTCTCCAATGTAATGGTAACTCCCAGCAGCACAGACTTGGTGGAGTTCAACAGCTCCGTCAGTCTGTCCTGCTCCACCTCTGGAtcctctctcactttcctcTGGCTGAACGGCAGCACTGAAGTTACAGCAAGTGACAGAATTCACCTCACTGATAAAGGCGCCACCCTCACTATAGTCAATGTGACCCGCTATGACCAGGGACCATTCAGGTGTCATGTGTCCAATCCAGTAAACAGTGTTACCAGTGATCCAGTAAACCTCTCCATCAGCT ACGGCCCTGAAAATGTAATCGTCAAAATATCTCCATCGCAAGAATACTATGAGGAAGGGTCAAACATCACCCTGTCCTGCTCAGCTGTTTCCAAACCTTCTGCCCTGTATTACTGGTTTCTGAATGGGAGCGTGATGCCCCATACTGGATCAGAGATCAACATTCAGATAGGTGAGAGTGGAAGCTACAGCTGTCAGGCGTTTAACCAGAAAACTCTGAGATATGACACATCTTCACCTTTGGCTGTAACTGTGTTGG TCAACCCAGGCAAAACATCAGGCTGTTCGGCTGGTTGCATCATTGGAATAGTAATTGCATGTTTGGTCGTCtttggaggagctgctggtggagggtACTACGTCTATAACAAAAA attCAACAACAAAGCTCCGCCACAATCTGGTCAAAAAG TCGAGGAACATGTGTATGAGGACACTTCTGTGGTGTATGAGAACATATAA
- the LOC119006560 gene encoding carcinoembryonic antigen-related cell adhesion molecule 6-like isoform X1, with protein MLMDEMEKAVIHFIILGVLSGLTKGAGVLPDGPLNAALGGTVMFTTTLTPPETPFLTMNWKFADRNIISFSGVNGTAPEYKGRITLFTSTGSLELRNLTLNDKGEYRVNIQPHGDFAKEGSTRLEVYETVSNVMVTPSSTDLVEFNSSVSLSCSTSGSSLTFLWLNGSTEVTASDRIHLTDKGATLTIVNVTRYDQGPFRCHVSNPVNSVTSDPVNLSISYGPENVIVKISPSQEYYEEGSNITLSCSAVSKPSALYYWFLNGSVMPHTGSEINIQIGESGSYSCQAFNQKTLRYDTSSPLAVTVLVNPGKTSGCSAGCIIGIVIACLVVFGGAAGGGYYVYNKKFNNKAPPQSGQKEVEEHVYEDTSVVYENI; from the exons ATGTTGATGG atgaaatggaaaaagcTGTGATACACTTCATCATCCTGGGAGTCCTCTCAG GTTTAACCAAAGGAGCTGGTGTGTTGCCAGACGGTCCTCTGAATGCAGCTCTGGGAGGGACAGTGATGTTCACCACAACACTGACTCCACCAGAAACACCATTTTTAACAATGAACTGGAAATTTGCTGACAGAAATATAATATCTTTTAGTGGTGTAAACGGAACTGCACCAGAGTATAAAGGCAGGATCACCCTCTTCACGTCTACTGGATCTCTGGAGCTCAGGAATCTGACTCTTAATGACAAAGGAGAATACAGAGTTAACATTCAACCACATGGAGACTTTGCAAAGGAAGGATCCACCAGACTGGAAGTTTATG AGACAGTCTCCAATGTAATGGTAACTCCCAGCAGCACAGACTTGGTGGAGTTCAACAGCTCCGTCAGTCTGTCCTGCTCCACCTCTGGAtcctctctcactttcctcTGGCTGAACGGCAGCACTGAAGTTACAGCAAGTGACAGAATTCACCTCACTGATAAAGGCGCCACCCTCACTATAGTCAATGTGACCCGCTATGACCAGGGACCATTCAGGTGTCATGTGTCCAATCCAGTAAACAGTGTTACCAGTGATCCAGTAAACCTCTCCATCAGCT ACGGCCCTGAAAATGTAATCGTCAAAATATCTCCATCGCAAGAATACTATGAGGAAGGGTCAAACATCACCCTGTCCTGCTCAGCTGTTTCCAAACCTTCTGCCCTGTATTACTGGTTTCTGAATGGGAGCGTGATGCCCCATACTGGATCAGAGATCAACATTCAGATAGGTGAGAGTGGAAGCTACAGCTGTCAGGCGTTTAACCAGAAAACTCTGAGATATGACACATCTTCACCTTTGGCTGTAACTGTGTTGG TCAACCCAGGCAAAACATCAGGCTGTTCGGCTGGTTGCATCATTGGAATAGTAATTGCATGTTTGGTCGTCtttggaggagctgctggtggagggtACTACGTCTATAACAAAAA attCAACAACAAAGCTCCGCCACAATCTGGTCAAAAAG AAGTCGAGGAACATGTGTATGAGGACACTTCTGTGGTGTATGAGAACATATAA